Proteins co-encoded in one Myripristis murdjan chromosome 4, fMyrMur1.1, whole genome shotgun sequence genomic window:
- the LOC115358120 gene encoding transmembrane protein 79-like — MSTTGLQATNQQNVKEIDSVKESISDIINQLQDIDPARLSFSPFLDLDTQISLAPVSDSPESSVEELHSSSHSVTGSQRSLEPLPATEQPRSSDSCHQQTGDAPAEHRADEAEEGTLDQTSSSPVAARASEGAMGNCIGSSSPASQGDIPNGTDTPRWSPESTNLDSTIDEGRPLIGAPPPESVELTVWRSEGQEETCEPPHEASFRGRCCCCRCKCCQSGRVPAFCSVLASLLCTVGILYALYFYVPIKPPDCPDVASRIVFTLCCCVVAAVPVLLAMLTGAACQFCTGSLDPVEPLPRRRAVQQLFVTASLEQLLLYILNLVVMAALLPQDQLKLVPMLVAVFILGRFVYWISLNTCSSWRGFGSGLTFFPLLAMVALNLFIMYNVGLKEPLFGTQDALYNQATPPTWSAEMSQSTSGKSDVLSTDSLDAQ, encoded by the exons ATGAGCACCACGGGGCTTCAGGCCACTAACCAGCAGAACGTGAAGGAGATCGACAGCGTCAAGGAGTCCATCAGCGACATCATCAACCAGCTGCAGGACATCGACCCGGCCAGGCTCTCCTTCTCCCCCTTCCTCGACTTGGACACCCAGATTTCTTTGGCCCCGGTGTCAGACAGCCCTGAGTCTTCGGTGGAGGAGCTGCACTCCTCCTCCCACTCTGTCACGGGCTCACAGCGCTCCCTGGAACCGCTACCAGCCACGGAGCAGCCAAGGA GCTCTGATTCCTGCCACCAGCAGACCGGCGACGCCCCAGCGGAGCACCGAGCagatgaggcagaggaggggacGCTCGATCAGACCTCCTCCAGTCCGGTTGCGGCGCGCGCCTCCGAGGGCGCCATGGGAAACTGCATCGGCAGCTCGAGCCCCGCCTCTCAGGGAGACATCCCCAATGGCACGGACACACCAAGGTGGAGTCCAGAATCCACAAATCTGGACTCCACCATCGACGAGGGGCGTCCGCTGATCGGCGCGCCGCCGCCGGAGAGCGTGGAGCTCACCGTGTGGAGGTCAGAGGGGCAGGAAGAGACTTGTGAGCCCCCCCATGAAGCCTCATTCCGGGGgcgatgctgctgctgccggtgTAAATGCTGCCAGAGCGGGCGAGTCCCCGCTTTCTGCTCAGTCCTGGCCTCCCTCCTGTGCACGGTGGGGATTCTCTATGCGCTCTATTTCTACGTGCCCATCAAGCCCCCAGACTGCCCCGACGTGGCCAGCCGCATCGTTTTCACCCTCTGCTGCTGCGTGGTTGCAGCCGTCCCTGTCTTGTTGG CGATGCTGACGGGTGCAGCGTGCCAGTTCTGCACTGGCTCCCTCGATCCGGTGGAGCCGCTTCCCAGAAGACGGGCGGTTCAGCAGCTGTTTGTCACGGCGTCCTTGGAACAGTTGCTCCTCTACATTCTCAACCTTGTAGTTATGGCGGCGTTACTGCCTCAAGACCAGCTGAAGTTGGTGCCTATGCTGGTTGCCGTGTTCATTCTGGGAAG ATTTGTCTACTGGATCAGCCTCAACACGTGCAGCTCCTGGCGAGGCTTTGGATCAGGCCTGACCTTCTTCCCGCTTCTCGCCATGGTTGCCCTCAATCTGTTCATCATGTACAACGTGGGCCTCAAAGAGCCGCTTTTTGGCACGCAGGACGCGCTCTATAATCAGGCCACGCCCCCGACCTGGTCCGCGGAGATGTCACAGAGCACCAGTGGCAAATCAGACGTCTTGTCCACAGACAGCCTGGACGctcagtga